The Kluyveromyces marxianus DMKU3-1042 DNA, complete genome, chromosome 6 genome window below encodes:
- a CDS encoding DUP superfamily family gives MKGESDNPPQLAYSKLGKDLHRGRFSHIIAEHPVIVCSFIGIIVILIILCTTLVHDVHYDERDNIWATYTLLIIACITFLVALTSLMFGPFSLMLISETGDVLFFLKLIITGHSWEEIGRIMNSYLFQRGIWSTNSYFYDGQQCYDLFVLYSQKCTDPVIQTFIEQAKNKLVEGITTEWDRTQVPNKSQSSNA, from the coding sequence ATGAAAGGAGAATCGGATAATCCTCCACAACTCGCGTATTCAAAGCTCGGCAAAGACCTTCATCGGGGCAGATTTTCCCATATAATTGCTGAACATCCCGTGATAGTATGTTCCTTTATAGGTATAATCGTCATATTAATCATTTTATGCACTACCCTTGTACACGATGTTCATTACGATGAAAGAGATAATATCTGGGCTACGTACACACTTCTTATAATAGCGTGCATCACATTTTTGGTTGCTTTGACATCTTTAATGTTTGGCCCCTTTTCACTCATGCTTATAAGTGAGACTGGCGATgtcctctttttcttaaaGTTAATCATAACAGGTCATTCATGGGAAGAAATAGGTAGAATTATGAATTCGTATCTTTTTCAGAGAGGAATTTGGTCGACAAACAGCTACTTTTACGACGGTCAACAGTGTTATGACCTTTTCGTACTCTATTCCCAAAAGTGTACTGACCCTGTTATACAGACGTTTATAGAGCAAGCTAAAAACAAGCTGGTTGAAGGTATTACAACAGAGTGGGATAGAACCCAGGTTCCAAATAAGTCACAGTCATCTAATGCTTAA